The proteins below come from a single Synechococcus sp. WH 8101 genomic window:
- a CDS encoding phage holin family protein: MNTLGWLLQWPIRALVLLLVAALPLGVEMANFGTALWAAVLIGLLGTLLIWPLKLVLGPAWAITSLGGLIAPVSFLFNWLITIVLFGIAAWLINGFRLKHGLFSAILGAVVYSVISAFVLRALGLVDVEATRAALMDYAAS, encoded by the coding sequence ATGAACACCCTTGGCTGGTTGCTGCAGTGGCCGATCCGTGCGTTGGTGTTGCTGCTCGTGGCGGCGCTGCCCCTGGGGGTGGAGATGGCCAACTTCGGCACGGCCCTCTGGGCGGCGGTCCTGATCGGCCTGCTCGGAACCCTGTTGATCTGGCCCCTCAAGCTTGTGCTCGGACCGGCCTGGGCGATCACGTCCCTTGGGGGGCTGATTGCGCCGGTGTCGTTCCTGTTCAACTGGTTGATCACGATCGTTCTGTTTGGGATCGCGGCCTGGTTGATCAACGGCTTTCGCCTCAAGCACGGCCTGTTCAGCGCCATCCTCGGGGCGGTGGTCTACAGCGTGATCAGCGCTTTTGTGCTGCGTGCCCTGGGGCTCGTGGATGTGGAGGCCACCAGGGCGGCGTTGATGGATTACGCCGCCAGCTGA